In one window of Drosophila innubila isolate TH190305 chromosome 2L unlocalized genomic scaffold, UK_Dinn_1.0 4_B_2L, whole genome shotgun sequence DNA:
- the LOC117780895 gene encoding dynein light chain 1, axonemal → MAKPTTIKDALARWEERTKQEAITATDIGLQFQYPPIEKMDATLSTLVECQKLSLSSNMIEKISGISGMKNLRVLCLARNYLKNLNGIETLAETLEELWVSYNNIEKIKQIESMKALKVLYISQNLIKDWAEFMRIGIPPGLSEITFTGNPLYENMDPANFLAEAVRRLPNLRKLDGEPIIR, encoded by the coding sequence ATGGCCAAGCCGACAACTATTAAGGATGCCCTCGCTCGCTGGGAGGAACGAACCAAGCAGGAGGCAATCACAGCTACAGATATTGGATTACAGTTTCAATATCCTCCAATTGAGAAAATGGATGCTACACTGAGCACCCTGGTTGAGTGCCAGAAGCTGAGCTTGTCCTCAAATATGATTGAGAAGATAAGCGGCATATCGGGCATGAAAAATCTACGGGTTCTTTGTCTAGCTCGCAACTATCTGAAAAATTTGAATGGCATTGAGACTTTGGCTGAAACTCTGGAGGAATTGTGGGTCAGTTATAATAacattgagaaaataaaacagattGAATCGATGAAGGCCCTCAAGGTACTCTACATATCACAGAATCTAATCAAAGATTGGGCTGAGTTTATGCGCATTGGAATTCCGCCGGGTCTCAGTGAGATCACCTTTACCGGGAATCCACTGTACGAGAACATGGATCCGGCCAACTTTCTGGCCGAGGCCGTGCGACGCTTGCCCAATCTTCGAAAATTGGATGGCGAGCCAATAATACGTTAG